The Ignavibacteria bacterium genome contains the following window.
TCCTTCGCCGCGTTTTTCAATGAATTTTGCAATTGGACTATCTGAAGAAGTGGCTTCCAATAATTCAATTTTTGTTTCACCAACTTTTAAAAATGCAGTTCTGACTTTTTGATCTTCCACTTCTTCGATTTTATAACAATTCGTCTCCAAAAGTTTTTCAAATAATGGAATTGCCTGCTCAAGATTTCTTACAGCAATTCCTATGTGTTCAATTTTTTTTACCATATGAAACCACCAGATTTTACATTCAAAATAATATTAAAGGAAAGAAAAAGTAAGAACTATTTAAAGAATTTTATTCAAATCAGTTTTGAGCTCATAAAAAAATCTTGCATTATATTTGAATTACTGTGATCTTTCTGGATTATTTAATTTAAATACAACTGCCAATCTTGAGATTTAAAACAAAAAACGCCAGTCTTAAAAAATTAAAACTGGCGTTTCGCATTTAAGAACTCAACTAATTATGCAACAGTTACATCTTTGCAGAGATAAACATCTTGAATTGCGTTCAGCAATTTCACACCTTCATTCATCGGTTTCTGGAATGCTTTTCTGCCAGAAATCAATCCCATTCCACCAGCTCGCTTGTTAATGACAGCAGTTCTTACGGCTTCAGCAAAATCATTCTCTCCAGAAGGACCACCAGAATTTATTAATCCAATTCGGCCCATATAGTTATTTACAACTTGATATCTTGTTAAATCAATTGGATGATCACTTGTTAACTGCTCATAAACTTTCTTGTGTGTCTTCCCGAATTTTAGAGCGTTATATCCGCCGTTTGTTTCTGGAAGTTTTTGTTTGATAATATCTGCTTCGATTGTTGCACCTAAATGATTTGCCTGTCCGGTTAAATCGGCTGCAACATGATAATCTTTGTCACCAACTTTGAAAGCAGAATTTCTCAAATAACACCAGAGAATTGTAACCATTCCAAGTTCGTGAGCATACTGGAATGCTTGTGAAATTTCCTGAATTTGTCTCTTTGATTCAGCAGAACCAAAATAAATTGTCGCACCAATTGCAACAGCACCGAGATCAAAAGCTTGTTTAACTGATGCGAATAAAATTTGGTCGTAAGTATTTGGATAACTCAAAAATTCGTTGTGATTTATTTTAAGTATGAAAGGAATTTTATGAGCATATTTTCTTGCAACTGATCCTAATACGCCAAGAGTTGATGCAACAGCATTGCACCCGCCTTCAATAGCGAGCTTTACAATGTTTTCAGGATCAAAGTAAATTGGATTTGGGGCAAATGATGCGCCAGCAGAGTGTTCAATTCCCTGATCTACTGGAAGAATTGAGAGGTAACCAGTTCCTGCAAGTCTGCCAGTATTAAATAAAAGCTGAAGATTTCTTAGAACCTGAGGATTTCTATCGGAAGGAACAAAAATTCTGTCAACAAAATCAGGTCCAGGAAGATGAAGCATATCTTTTGGAACGGTTTTGCATTCATGCTTTAGAAGATAATCTGCTTCATTGCCTAAAAGTTTTACAATTTCATCTATTGTCATTGTTATATCTCCAATTTTAGTTGTGGTTTAAACAAATATAAAAAAATCGTTCAGGACTTTTATTTTTCATTTGACAAATAAGGAGTAGAAGAAACTGATGACAAAGTCTAAGCTGACTGAAAACATTAAAAAATTTAAGTATAACTTGAAACTTTTTTGAGTAAATGGTTTACAAAGAAGATAAAAAATGAAGATTTTATGCATTAATCGCTCTTATTTTTTTTTCGTTTTAATCTTAGTAAATTGTTTTGCTTTAATCAATTAAATAAAGAGAATGGTTTACGATAGTGCAATCAACTGAGGATCAAAAACTTCAAGAAAAGCTTAAAAATCGGGGAAATTTGCCAAGACATATCGCCATTATCATGGATGGTAATGGCAGATGGGCTAAAAAAAGAGGATTACCTCGAGTCGCAGGCCATTCTGAAGGTGTTAAATCTGTCCGTGATGTAGTCGAAGCCTGTGCTGAACTTGGAATTGAATATTTAACACTCTACGCTTTTTCCACTGAAAACTGGAGAAGGCCCAAAGAAGAAGTTTCAACATTAATGAAATTATTACTAAAAACTTTAAAGACAGAAACCGATGAACTTCATAAGAATAATATTCGATTAAGAATGATCGGAGATTTTGAAAGTTTACCTGAAGCTGTCCAGAAGCAATTGAAAGAGGCTATCAAAAAGACAGAGAAAAATACAAGATTAAATTTAATTTTAGCTTTGAGTTACTCAGGAAGATGGGATATACTTCAAGCCACAAAAAAAATTGCTGACGATATATCACATAAAAAAATTAAAAAATCTGAAATCGATGAAAATACTTTCAAAAAATATCTTTCAACCGCAGAATTCCCCGAACCAGATTTGTTAATCAGAACAAGCGGAGAGATGAGAGTAAGCAATTTTCTATTATGGGAAATTGCGTACACCGAACTATATGTAACAGAAACTCTCTGGCCAGATTTTAGGAGAAAAGAACTTTATAAAGCGATTGAAGATTATCAGAAAAGAGAAAGAAAATTCGGTTTAGTCAGTGAACAGATAAAAGGATATGGAAAAAATGCTCTTCTACTCAGGCAAACAAAATAAAATTCATCTTTTGATTCTTTTCGTTCTAATTTGTCTATTATTCAATCAGACATTCGCTCAACAAGTTTTGCCTACCTACAAAATTCTTGGAATTTCGGTCGAGGGGAATGTAACTGCCGATCCGACTGTTATCATAGCATCGAGCGGACTTAAAATTGGTGATGTAATTCAAGTCCCTGGTGATGCAACAATAAATGCAATAAAAAGAATCCTTGCTCTGAATATTTTCTCCGATGTTCAACTCATTAAAGAAAGACAAATTGGTGATGGAATTTATATCCTCATCAAAGTACAGGAATTTCCAAGGCTTGAAGATTTCGTTTTTGTTGGCAATGATGAGATAAGTGAGAAAGATCTAAAGAAAGAAGTCACATTAATAAAAGGACAAACATTAAAACCACAGGATATCAGTAAACTTAAAAGAAATATTCTTCGTCTTTACGAAGAAAAGGGAATGTTGAATGCTGAAATTTCTGCATCACTTCTTGAATTTTCGAAAGTTGATACAACTAAGAAGAAACTTTTGATTCACTGGATAAACAAGTATGATCCCGAAGATACATACACAACAGAAATTAGTCTGAGCGATAAACCTGATGCAGAAACTATCAAAAGAATTCAAAATCGAGTTTTATTAAAAATTAAAATCGACGAAGGGAATGTTGTTCTTGTAAAGAAAATTAATTTCTACGGCAATAAGAATTTCTCTAAAAGTAAATTGTTAAGCCAATTTGATGAGATTGTTGAAAAAAGATGGTGGCGTTTCTGGAAAAAAGAAAAGTTCGATAAAAAGAATTTCGAAAAAGACAAAGAAGCTTTAGTCAAATTTTATAAAAAGAACGGCTATAAAGATATAACGATATTAAAAGATTCTATTTATACAGACGAAAGCAAAAAAAATCTTTACATTGATATTTATCTTTATGAAGGCCCCCAGTACAAAGTCAGAAATATACAATGGATTGGAAATACCGTTTTTTCAACCGATGTATTGAACAAAAGACTTGGATTCGAAAAAGGTGATATTTTCGATTATGAAAAATTTGAAAGAAATCTGAGACAGAATGAACAACAAACCGATGTTTCTTCGCTTTATTTTGATAATGGCTATCTTGGATTTTCTCTTAAAACTGAAGAAGTAAAAGTTGCAGAAGATTCACTCGATATCATTATCAAAATCGCAGAAAGAAATCAGTTTAAAATTGGTCAGGTAGAAATTAAAGGTAACGATAAAACGATGGATAAAGTGATTCGTCGTGAATTGTTTACTAGACCTGGTGATTATTTCAATCGTGCTTTGCTTTTGAGAAGTTTGCAGCAACTCGCAAATCTCCAGTATTTTAATCCAGAAAAACTTTATCAAGAAGGACTTGATTATTTCCCTTCGAACGATTCAACAGTCGATATAACTTATAAAGTTGAAGAAAAATCCAGTGATTACTTAAATGCTTCGGTAGGTTACAGCGGGAGCTGGGGTTTTAGCGGTGCGGTCGGAATCACATTAACAAACTTTTCGCTTGCTCATCCTTTTACGCTCGGCGGCGGTCAAGTTCTAAACTTTAACTGGCAATTTGGGATTGGAAATTACTACAGAACCTTTCAGCTCGGTTTCACTGAGCCTTGGTTTATGGATACACCTACTTCAATTGGATTCGATGTTTTCGATACAAGACAAATTTATATTTATGAGCTCAGACAATACGGTGGGAGCGTTAGAGTTGGAAGAAGACTTTCCTGGCCCGATGATTATTTTATGGTTAATGGAAGTTTTAGATATTATATGAACGATGTTAAAGGCGGCGGTGGTTATTACCGCGAAGGAATGTATAAACAATATTCATTGACTTTTGGAATTGGAAGAAAAGATATTGATAACCCAATCTTCCCAAGCACAGGAAGTAATCTCGGAATTGATTTTGATTTATCCGGTGGTCCATTTCTTCCTGGCGATGTAGATTATTTGAAAGCTGATATTAACCTAGAAGTTTATAGGAGATTATTTGGTACAAATAAAGTTACTCTCTTTTTAGGAAATTATTACGGCTTTATCTACGAACTTGTGCCAAATACTCCAATTCAACCTTTTGAATATTATTATATGGGTGGGAGCGGTTTAATTATTGCAACTGAACCTTTGCGAGGTTACGATGACCGTTCAATTGGACCCAAAAATGTTAATGGAAATGTAATTGGCGGTAAAATATTTTCGAGAAATACTTTTGAATTAAGATTTGCTGTAACTCTTCAACCTATGCCTCTCTATGTTCTTGCTTTTGCAGAGGCTGGAAATGTCTGGAGAGATATGAAAGATGTTAATATATTTGATTTAAAGAGGAGTGTCGGATTCGGTGCGCGTGTGTTAATAAATCCAATTGGAATGATAGGCTTTGATTTCGGTTATGGATTTGATAGAAAATCAGTAAGTGGTTACGATCCGCAATGGATCTTCCACTTCCAATTTGGTAGAGGAATGTAAAACAAAAACAAATTAAGAGGTTAAAAGTGAAAGCGTTAAAATTAATTTTACCTTTGATTTTGCTTGTATCAAATTTATTATTTGCACAACAACCAGCAGTTAAAATTGGTGTTGTAGATTCAGAAATAATTTTGAGTCAGCTCCCTGAATACAAAAAAGCCCAAGATCAATTAAATGAAATCGTTAAAAAATGGCAGGCCGAACTTGATAGTCTCTCAATCGAATATCAAGAACGCATTGATAATTATCGTAAACAAGAAGCTCTGATGAGTGATGAAGTTAAGCTGAAAGAACAACAAGAGATAATGAAACTCGAACAGGAAATTTATAATTTCCGTCAAAGAAGATTTGGACAACAGGGTGACTTTGCTCAGAAGCAAGAAGAATTACTTACACCAATAAAACAAAACATCATCAAAGCAATTGAGAAAGTTGCTAAAGAAGAAAAAGTTACAATTGTTTTCGATAAAGCTGGTGATGTTGTGGTTTTGTATTCAGATCCGTCTTATGATTTAACATTTAAAGTTTTAGATCAATTAAGACGCGGGAAAGTCAAATAATAAGAGGCTTTTATGAAAAAGCTAATCATTCTCTCCGCATTATTTTTTGCTCTTCCAATTTTTGCTCAGGTAAAAATTGGTTATATAAATTCTGAAGCAATTATGAAAGAACTTCCCGAAGCTCAGGATGCTCAACGAAAACTTGATAATCTGGTTCAAGAATGGCAAGCAGAACTCAGAAAACTTGAATCGGAATGGAAACAAAAATATGATGCTTACGATCGTGATAAATTAATTATGAGTGATCAAACAAGAGCCGAAAAAGAAAAAGAACTTGTTGATCTTGAAAATAGAATTATGCAATACCGCGAGCAAAAATTTGGACAAAATGGCGAGCTCTTCCAGAAGCAGGAAGAATTTATGAAACCAATTCAAAACAAAATTTTCAATGCTCTTGAAAAAATAGCTAAAGAAGAAGGATATGATTTTGTTTTCGATAAGAGCGGTGAAATCCTTCTCCTTTATGCAAATGAAAAATATGATTTAACCAACAAGGTCTTACAAGCATTAAAATAATTCTATGAATATCACAGTAGAAGAGATTGCCGAGCTTGTTAATGGTGAAGTTGTCGGTAATAAAAATAAAGTGATTAAAAATGTTGCAAAGATCGAAGAAGCAGGTGAAGACGATCTTACATTTTTATATCAAGATAAATACGAAAAATTTTTAAATCCTGCTTCTTCTTTTGCAATACTTGTAAAAAAAGACTTCACCAAAAATTTCCCCGCATTAACTTTAATTAAAGTTGCTGACCCTTATCTTTCTTTCATCAAAGTAATTGAGAAGTATTTTCTACCAGAAGTAGAATTACCTCCGTTATTTGATAAAAAACCCGAAGAGGTTAGCTTTACTTTTGGAAAAAATTTTAGATGCGGAGAGAATGTTTCTATTGGAAAGAATTGTAGAATTGGTGATAATGTAACTATTTATTCAAATGTGTCTATTTTGAATGATGTTGAAATTGGTAATGATACAATCATCTATCCAAATGTAACAATTCGTGAAAGATGCAAAGTTGGCAACAGAAATATTATTCATGCAGGGGTTGTAATTGGCAGTGATGGTTTTGGTTATTACAAAAAACCTGATAAGACATACAAGAAAATTCCACAGATTGGAATTGTAGTTCTTGAAGATGATGTAGAAGTCGGAGCAAATACTTGCATTGATCGAGCAACAATAGGCGAGACAAGAATCAAAAAAGGAACAAAGATCGATAACCTTGTTCAAATTGCTCACAATGTAGTTATTGGTGAAAATTGTGCCGTCTCTGGTCAGACTGGATTTGCCGGAAGCACAAAAGTTGGTAACAATGTAATCATTGCTGGTCAGGTAGGTTTTGCTGATCATATTGAAGTTGAAGATGATGTAGTTGTAATGGCTCAATCGGGAGTATCTCACAGCTTAAAAAAAGGGAAAGTTTATTTTGGATATCCAGCTATGGAAGTTAGAGAAGCATTTAAATTAAATGCTTTGATTAGAAATCTTCCAGAGCTGAGCGAAAAATTATTTAAATTGAACAAACGTATCGATGAACTTGAACAAAGACTAAAAGAGAGTAAATAGGAGAAATTTTATGGTTGAACAACAGCGTACCATTGCAAAACCAGTTACAGTTTCAGGGATTGGTATTCATACTGGTACAGAATGTACAATGACATTTAAACCTGCACCAGAAAATTATGGAATTAGATTTATTCGCGTAGATCTTGGTGGTAATCCAGAAATTCCTGCAATCGTTGAAAATGTTGTTGATGTTTCAAGAGGAACCACAATCGCTGTTGGGGAAGCGAAGGTTCATACCGTTGAACATGTTCTTGCTGCAGTTTATGGATTGAAAATTGACAACTTAAAAATTGAACTTGATGGAATTGAACCGCCAATTGGTGATGGAAGTGCAAAACTTTATGTTGACGCACTTCTTGAAGCTGGTATTGTGGAACAGGAAGCGCCTAAAGATTATTTAGTAATTGATCAAACAGTTATGTATCACGACGAAGAAAGAGGAATTGATATAGTTGCACTTCCTCTTGATGACTTTAGAATTACAATAATGATTGATTACAACAATCCTGCTCTCGGAAGTCAGCATTCAAGTTTATTTAGCCTTGAAAAAGAATTTATTACAGAGTATTCCACTGCAAGAACATTTTGCTTTTTAAGCGAAGTTGAACAACTCGTTAATCAAAATTTAATAAAAGGCGGAGATATTGATAACGCTGTTGTAATTGTTGACAGAAAACTTGATGAAAAAGAATTAAACAATTTAGCTCAAAAGTTAAATATCAAACATCCTTTGTTCATTGGTGAAAATGGAATTCTAAATAACGAGACTCTCCGATTCAAAAATGAACCTGCGCGTCACAAAGTTTTAGATTTGATTGGTGATCTTGCATTAATTGGTGTCCCGCTTAAAGCACAAATTTTAGCAGCTCGCCCTGGTCATAGAGCAAATGTTGAATTTGCTCGAATGATTAGAAAACTTTATCAGCAGAAAAAACTTGAGAAGAAATATCAATTTATTAAAAAGGAAGGCGTTGTATTTGATGCAAATGCAATTCTCAGAATCCTTCCCCATCGTTATCCTTTTGTGCTTGTCGATAAGATCGTTGATTTGAAAATGGGAGAAAGAGTCGTTGGTATTAAAAATGTAACTATCAACGAACCATATTTTCAGGGACATTTCCCGGGACAAATGGTTATGCCCGGCGTCTTGATTATTGAAGCTCTTGCCCAAACAAGTGGAATTTTGCTCCTTAATTCTATCCCTGATTTTGAAAATAGTTTAGTTTACTTTATGGCTATTAACAATGCAAAATTTAGAAAACCAGTTGTTCCAGGTGATCAGTTAGTTTTAGAAGTTGAACTTGTAAATTCAAGAAGCAAAACATTCACAATGAAGGGAAGAGCCATCGTTGATGGAAATCTTGCCGCCGAAGCTGAATTTATGGCTGCAGTTGTTCCAAAAGAAGAAAGTCAAAAATCACAGAAATAAGACTTATGCCTGAAATTCATCCTACCTCAATTGTATCAAGCGAAGCACAGATCGCAGATGATGTTGTAATTGGTCCCTTCTGTATTGTTGAAGGAGATGTAAAAATTGACAGCGGAACAAAATTATTAAGTCATGTTGTCGTTTATAATGGTGCAAGAATCGGAAAGAACAATAAAATTTTTCCGGGCGCTGTAATTGCTGCTGTCCCCCAAGATTTAAAATTTAATAATGAATATACAGAAGTCTTTATCGGTGATAATAATACAATTAGAGAAGCCGTTACGATAAGTCGGGCAACTTCGGCAACAAAAAAAACAATTGTTGGAAATAATTGCCTTTTGATGGCTTATGTTCACATTGCTCATGATTGTGTGGTTGGTAATAATTGTATTCTTGCTAATTCGGTTGAGCTTGCTGGTCATGTGCATGTTGAAGATTATGTTATCATTGGCGGTCTGACGGGTGTTCATCAATTTACAAGTATCGGGCAGCATGCGATGATTGGTGCTTGTTCAAAAATTGTGAAAGACATTCCTCCTTACACTTTATTCAGCGGCAATCCGATACATTACGAAGGATTAAACATCATTGGATTGAAGCGGCGTGGATTTTCAGTTGATGCAATCACCTCACTCAAGGAAGCTTATAATATTCTTTACAGTCCATTCTTTAATACTACTCAAGCTGTTGAAAAAATCAGGAATGAAATTAAACAGACAAGCGAAGTAAAAAATCTTTTGGACTTTATTGAAAAAAGTCGTCGCGGAATTAGTAAATGAAAGAATGGTACTATATAGATACGGGGAAAAACACCGGCACCTTTAATATGGATTTTGATTTAAAGCTTGTTGAAAAAGTTAGGGAAGAAAGAATTCCATTTTTACGTTTCTATCAATGGCAGCCTTTTTCTATTTCTTTGGGCTACCATCAAAAAATCGAATCGATTAATTCAAAATTATGCGAAAAAGATTCCATTGATATTGTTAGAAGACCAACCGGCGGCAGAGCAATTTTGCATTCCGATGAATTAACCTACTCCGTTACAATACCCCTTGATTTGTTTTCTCCGCACGAAGTTTATTATAAAATTAATTATGCATTGCTTGAGGGATTACATCTCTATGATGAAAAATTGAAGTCGGTTGAACTCGAAAAATCACAGATTGATTTCAAGAATTTTTACAAATCATCTCGTTCTATTCCTTGCTTTTCAAGTTCAGCAAGAAATGAAATTAAATTTCAAAACAAAAAGCTTGTAGGTTCAGCACAAAGAGTTATTAATGATATAACTCTTCAGCATGGTTCAATTTTAATTGGAGATTATCACAAAAGAATAGTTGATTACCTTAACTTAAATGATGAAGAAAGAAAAATTTTAAGAAGCGATCTTGATGAAAAAACAATTTCATTAAAAGAAATTCTCAACTCTGAAATTGATCTGGAAAAATTAAAATATTGCTTAAAAAAAGGTTTTGAAAAAGTTTTTGAAGTAAATTTTATCGAGAGTGAGGTGATGGTATGAGCTCGACATCAGAAATTAAGAAAGTTACCACGAGAAGAATTCAGGAGATGAAAGATAACGGCGAAAAAATAACTGCACTTACAGCATATGATTTTTTAATTGCTCGCCTCTGTGATCGTGCTGGGATTGATATTATTCTTGTGGGCGATTCGCTTGGAAATGTTTTTCAAGGACATTTGACAACATTGCCAGTCACTCTCGACGATATGATTTATCATACAAAAGCTGTCCAACGTGGTGTCAAAAGAGCAATGATTGTTGTTGATATGCCCTTTATGTCTTACCAGACAAACATCGAAGAAGCATTTAGAAATGCTGGAAGAATTATGAAAGAAACTGATGCAGGTGCAGTGAAAATTGAAGGTGGTGAAATTTTTGCGGAAACAGTTGCAAAGCTTACTGCAAATGGAATTCCAGTAATGGGGCACATTGGATTAACACCACAATCGATTCATCGTTTCGGTGGTTATCAGCCAAGAGGAAGAGAAAAAGAAGAAGCTCAGCAATTAATTCGTGATGCTAAAGCGCTTGAAGAGGCAGGTGCTTTTGCTATTGTAATTGAAAAAGTACCAGCAAAACTTGCAAAGAGAATTACTCAATCCGTTAAAATTCCAACAATCGGAATCGGCGCAGGAAAATTTGTTGATGGACAGATACTCGTTGTGTATGATATGCTTGGTTTGACAGAAGAATTTAATCCTCGATTTGTTAGAAAGTATGCTCATCTCTCTGAAACTATCTTCGATGCATTTAAACATTATATCGAAGATGTTCGAAGCGGCAATTTCCCAAACGAGAAAGAAAGTTATTAATAATCACTTCTCCGAGTTTTAATCATTAATCATTTCATAAAAATATTTTTAAACACATCAAACAAAATCTTATCTCTCGCATTAAGAATTTTTTTGAGTATGAAAAAGAATTAATAAAAACTTGAATAATGTTTTCTTCTTATTTCAAAAAATCATTCACATCATTTTCAACAAGAAAAATTTTTTTATCAACTCACACATCACTCATCAAAAAAAATTTTTAAAATCATTCAAAAACTATTGACAAAAAATTTATAAATCATATATTAGCAAGTGAATTAAGTGAATATGTTGAACAAATTGAGAGAGTGATTTATTAGTACTTATACTTCTTCTGGAAAAAAATTAAATGTTGTTCTCACCTATAACATTAAGCAGGAAGGTTTTGACACTCCATCGGCTAAGTATCCTTTTCTCAAAAAATTCAATTACAATTCTGAGATCAATCAAGATACTTTTGCAGAATGGGACACTGAAGAAACAATTAATGCCGTCAGAGATGCACTCGCATTATATCACAATGTAACTTTAGTTGAAGCTGATAATGATGCATTCGAAACATTCCGTGAGTTAAATCCCGATATCGTGTTCAATATTGCAGAAGGTTTTAATGGAATTAGTCGTGAAGCCCAGATTCCTGCCATGCTTGAATTCTTAAATATTCCATACACTGGTTCAGATCCTGTCACACTTGGAATTTGTTTAGATAAATCTCGAACAAAAGAAATACTTTCGTTTTATAAGATTCCAACCCCTCAATTTGTTTTGATCGATAAAGATGATGATTATAGTTCAATTGATTTTCCTTTGCCTGCTATCGTAAAACCGGTTGCAGAAGGTTCGAGCAAAGGAATATATAATTCATCGGTTGTGAGAACAAAAGAAGAATTATTAAGAGAAATTCAAAAAATACATCAGATTTATAATCAATCTGCACTGGTCGAAAAATTTCTGGAAGGAAGAGAATTTACCGTTGCAATTCTTGGAAATGGAAAAGATGCAAAAGTTTTGCCAATTATTGAGATGAAATTTGAAGAATTGCCGGAAGGAGTTTTGCCAATTTATTCTTATGAAGCGAAATGGATTTTCGATACAAGAGAAGATCCTCTTGATATTTATGAATGTCCAGCCAATATAGATGAAAGATTAAGAACTCAGATTGAAAAAATTGCGCTTGCAACATATCGAGTTTTGCGATGCCGAGATTGGTCAAGAATTGATATCAGACTTGATGAAAATGATGTTCCAAATGTACTTGAGATAAATCCTTTACCGGGAATTTTGCCCGATCCAAAAGATAATTCCTGTTATCCAAAAGCTGCAAGAGCAGCTGGAATGACTTACGAGGAAATGATAAATGCAGTTTTGAATGAAGCAAGAAAAAGATATGGAATATGAAAGAAGATATTAAAATACTTTTAGTATATAACCAACCAGTTGGTGGAATATTCGAAAGTTATGATGGCAGGAGGATAAAATCTGAATCTTCTAACTCAATAGATTTATCTGAAGTTGGTGTTTTAGAAGAGTATGAAGAAATTAAAGAAGCATTAACTGAAAGAGGATATAAAACAGAATCTTTTAATCTTCTTGATAACATTAGTGAATTATGTTCAAAAGTTGGAGCGGGGAATTATGATGTTGTCTTCAATTTAGTTGAGAGTGTTGGCGGTGAATCAATTAAAGAGATGTATGTTGCTGGAATTTATGAACTTTATAATATCCCTTACACTGGATGCAGCGCTGTTACTCTTGGTCTTTGTTTGAATAAACATCGTGCAAAATTGCTAATGAAGGGAGCTGGATTTAATGTCCCGGACTGGAAACTTTATGCGAATCCATCAAAAATAATTTTTGATTCAAAACCTGAATTTCCAATGATTGTGAAACCATCACAGGAAGATGCAAGTGTTGGAATAAGTGAGCAATCGGTTGTATATAATGAAAATGAATTAAAAGAGCAGCTTGAATTTATTTATAATACTTTAAAGCAGCCAGTTTTGGTTGAAGAATATATTGAAGGAAGAGAAATTAATTCAGCTATTCTTGGTGATAAAGAAAAAGTCGCTCTTCCACTTTCTGAAATTAGCTTTGATACTTTGCCAGATGATCTACCAAAGATTGTAACTTATGACGGCAAGTGGATTAAAGATAGTCTTTACTGTCAAAATACAATCCCTGTGTGCCCTGCACCGCTTGATGATGAACTTGCAGAACATATAAAGAGAATTGCTCTAGATGTTTCAAATCTTTTCGGTTGCCGAGATTACTGCCGGGTTGATTTTCGAATTGATAAAAATAATAAACCTTACATTCTTGAAGTAAATCCAAATCCAGATATCTCAAAAGATGCTGGTTTTGCCAGAGCAGCGAAAGCGTACGGATTAGATTATGATGAACTTTTAATTCGCATAATTGAATTTGCTTTAGAAAGAAGAAAATGAAAATTCGAGAAATGAAAAAAGAAGACAGAGAAAAATTAAAAGATATTTTATTTAGAACAGAAAATTTTTCACTCGAAGAGAAAGAAGTAGGATTAGAATTAATTGATATTGCCTTGAATAATCCAGAACAAAAAGATTATTTCTTCAAAGTTGCCGAAGAAAATGGAAAAGTTTTAGGATATTACTGCATAGGTCATCGTGCATTAACTGATGGAGTTTATGATTTGTATTGGATTGTTGTTGATCCTGGAACACGCGGTTCAGGAGTTGGATCACAATTGATAAAA
Protein-coding sequences here:
- the lpxD gene encoding UDP-3-O-(3-hydroxymyristoyl)glucosamine N-acyltransferase, with translation MNITVEEIAELVNGEVVGNKNKVIKNVAKIEEAGEDDLTFLYQDKYEKFLNPASSFAILVKKDFTKNFPALTLIKVADPYLSFIKVIEKYFLPEVELPPLFDKKPEEVSFTFGKNFRCGENVSIGKNCRIGDNVTIYSNVSILNDVEIGNDTIIYPNVTIRERCKVGNRNIIHAGVVIGSDGFGYYKKPDKTYKKIPQIGIVVLEDDVEVGANTCIDRATIGETRIKKGTKIDNLVQIAHNVVIGENCAVSGQTGFAGSTKVGNNVIIAGQVGFADHIEVEDDVVVMAQSGVSHSLKKGKVYFGYPAMEVREAFKLNALIRNLPELSEKLFKLNKRIDELEQRLKESK
- a CDS encoding bifunctional UDP-3-O-[3-hydroxymyristoyl] N-acetylglucosamine deacetylase/3-hydroxyacyl-ACP dehydratase, with amino-acid sequence MVEQQRTIAKPVTVSGIGIHTGTECTMTFKPAPENYGIRFIRVDLGGNPEIPAIVENVVDVSRGTTIAVGEAKVHTVEHVLAAVYGLKIDNLKIELDGIEPPIGDGSAKLYVDALLEAGIVEQEAPKDYLVIDQTVMYHDEERGIDIVALPLDDFRITIMIDYNNPALGSQHSSLFSLEKEFITEYSTARTFCFLSEVEQLVNQNLIKGGDIDNAVVIVDRKLDEKELNNLAQKLNIKHPLFIGENGILNNETLRFKNEPARHKVLDLIGDLALIGVPLKAQILAARPGHRANVEFARMIRKLYQQKKLEKKYQFIKKEGVVFDANAILRILPHRYPFVLVDKIVDLKMGERVVGIKNVTINEPYFQGHFPGQMVMPGVLIIEALAQTSGILLLNSIPDFENSLVYFMAINNAKFRKPVVPGDQLVLEVELVNSRSKTFTMKGRAIVDGNLAAEAEFMAAVVPKEESQKSQK
- the lpxA gene encoding acyl-ACP--UDP-N-acetylglucosamine O-acyltransferase translates to MPEIHPTSIVSSEAQIADDVVIGPFCIVEGDVKIDSGTKLLSHVVVYNGARIGKNNKIFPGAVIAAVPQDLKFNNEYTEVFIGDNNTIREAVTISRATSATKKTIVGNNCLLMAYVHIAHDCVVGNNCILANSVELAGHVHVEDYVIIGGLTGVHQFTSIGQHAMIGACSKIVKDIPPYTLFSGNPIHYEGLNIIGLKRRGFSVDAITSLKEAYNILYSPFFNTTQAVEKIRNEIKQTSEVKNLLDFIEKSRRGISK
- the panB gene encoding 3-methyl-2-oxobutanoate hydroxymethyltransferase; this encodes MSSTSEIKKVTTRRIQEMKDNGEKITALTAYDFLIARLCDRAGIDIILVGDSLGNVFQGHLTTLPVTLDDMIYHTKAVQRGVKRAMIVVDMPFMSYQTNIEEAFRNAGRIMKETDAGAVKIEGGEIFAETVAKLTANGIPVMGHIGLTPQSIHRFGGYQPRGREKEEAQQLIRDAKALEEAGAFAIVIEKVPAKLAKRITQSVKIPTIGIGAGKFVDGQILVVYDMLGLTEEFNPRFVRKYAHLSETIFDAFKHYIEDVRSGNFPNEKESY
- a CDS encoding ATP-grasp domain-containing protein; translated protein: MKQEGFDTPSAKYPFLKKFNYNSEINQDTFAEWDTEETINAVRDALALYHNVTLVEADNDAFETFRELNPDIVFNIAEGFNGISREAQIPAMLEFLNIPYTGSDPVTLGICLDKSRTKEILSFYKIPTPQFVLIDKDDDYSSIDFPLPAIVKPVAEGSSKGIYNSSVVRTKEELLREIQKIHQIYNQSALVEKFLEGREFTVAILGNGKDAKVLPIIEMKFEELPEGVLPIYSYEAKWIFDTREDPLDIYECPANIDERLRTQIEKIALATYRVLRCRDWSRIDIRLDENDVPNVLEINPLPGILPDPKDNSCYPKAARAAGMTYEEMINAVLNEARKRYGI